One genomic region from Biomphalaria glabrata chromosome 7, xgBioGlab47.1, whole genome shotgun sequence encodes:
- the LOC106063431 gene encoding ankyrin and armadillo repeat-containing protein-like produces the protein MAEPEENGWEQVHFCASRGFLKSLERCLESDPNLLELETADGLRQTPFLLAVGSGDQDIVDFLVKRNAKVNVVNSQNNGAVEICAIKGYVSLLKYLATLNLPDLPVYDRLLKMLVSDTEEEVEAAGKCLATMTEKLEDVSGGSVINPEWQYLYDNGGVPAIVKVAKNTIQDEFKIPAIQTLLNIIEKQEVQDQFVSSGGMPVFIHLLKSQILEVVELSCQVIRDLAVNKHFAELLVQNQAVTNILRILQSFEEPEVLVFAVQAIRNIAQSSTKLCSTLGSTQGLITALVHLFDCNDSHLLLALTQAVSCLAEGDNSNQTAFVTEGVSKHIKNILITHGRYREIQHSLIEAIHKLSNGNQQAQLDLKSHGIVKLLIQLLKKKRVEALLEKTAMALWSLAGERNDEKREMANYIDVPMLIEFLNSNTANINFIGSEGLGVLAQGPINKQSEIGKANGIPSVVRLLKSPHEFIVLSSVRTVRNLCVSVANVPHHNNQNSVLQSQGIRFLLALLVHSANEVIQVEAAYTLGCVSMGNKQILKEISKHSDFSFVRILRLLYSNQPIVRLLAGSALSSFAYNNFTQQKEIAQQGGVRFSCFIPFLQSDDEFYRCHAAYQTVVLARIIPDEEQAKSSAVGIKLLVDLLQDSEVPAIQSLTADFVASLCHSRAGIPAAIIAINGVDYLCNLLHSNTQEVKGTAAIALGYLSHDPVGQRKILHRCRNDPYLMRKILFYNREFHLASTFKEGWQHYRKIGLPPIQSDRTNLVQAKLEDTGSFVPASSSNLHDEGPMSRLSTTFNRRDSLYNSHLSIVSQRSPTPLASLVQIEEVK, from the exons GTTAACGTTGTCAATTCACAAAATAATGGTGCTGTGGAAATTTGCGCTATCAAAGGCTATGTCTCACTTCTGAAGTACTTGGCAACCTTGAACTTGCCAGACTTGCCAGTCTATGATCGGCTGTTGAAAATGTTAGTTTCAGACACAGAAGAAGAAGTGGAGGCTGCTGGGAAATGTCTTGCGACAATGACAGAAAAACTGGAAGATGTTTCTGGAGGAAG TGTAATCAATCCAGAATGGCAATACCTCTACGATAATGGTGGTGTTCCTGCAATAGTGAAAGTAGCCAAAAACACCATTCAAGATGAGTTCAAAATTCCTGCTATCCAAACACTGCTCAACATTATAGAAAAACAAGAAGTCCAG GATCAGTTTGTATCGTCTGGAGGAATGCCTGTTTTTATTCATCTTCTGAAGTCACAGATTTTAGAAGTTGTTGAGTTGTCATGCCAAGTGATTCGTGACTTGGCTGTCAATAAACATTTTGCTGAGTTGCTGGTGCAGAATCAGGCAGTGACTAACATACTCAGA atTTTACAAAGCTTTGAGGAACCAGAAGTTCTTGTTTTTGCAGTGCAAGCCATTAGAAACATTGCACAGTCCTCAACTAAGCTTTGTAGTACCCTGGGTAGCACCCAGGGTTTGATCACTGCTCTTGTTCATTTGTTTGATTGCAATGACTCACATTTGTTGTTGGCCTTAACTCAAGCAGTGTCTTGCTTGGCTGAGGGAGATAATTCTAACCAAACTGCATTTGTAACAGAAGGTGTGTCCAAGcacataaaaaacattttaatcacTCATGGCAGATACAGAGAAATTCAG CACAGCCTTATTGAAGCTATTCACAAATTATCAAATGGTAATCAACAAGCACAATTGGATTTAAAGAGCCATGGAATTGTTAAACTTCTAATTCAGCTGTTGAAAAAGAAAAG AGTTGAAGCTCTCCTGGAGAAAACTGCCATGGCACTCTGGTCTCTAGCAGGCGAGCGTAATGATGAAAAGAGAGAAATGGCAAACTACATTGATGTTCCTATGCtaatagaatttttaaattcaaacacAGCAAACATTAATTTCATTGGCTCAGAAGGACTGGGAGTTTTGGCTCAAGGGCCTATTAACAAGCAGTCAGAAATAGGAAAAGCTAATGGAATACCTTCAGTTGTTCGACTTTTGAAATCACCCCATGAGTTTATTGTGCTTAGCTCTGTAAGAACTGTAAG AAACTTGTGTGTCAGTGTGGCCAATGTTCCTCATCACAATAACCAGAACTCTGTACTGCAGTCTCAAGGCATCAGATTTCTATTAGCTCTGTTGGTTCACTCTGCTaatgaagttattcaagttGAGGCTGCTTACACACTGGGCTGTGTCTCAATGG gcaacaaacaaattttaaaagaaatatccaAACACAGTGATTTTAGCTTTGTCAGAATTCTGCGTCTACTGTACTCCAATCAACCTATTGTTAGGCTCCTGGCAGGCTCAGCTCTGTCTTCATTTGCTTACAACAATTTTACCCAACAAAAGGAAATAGCTCAGCAGGGTGGCGTGCGCTTCAGTTGTTTTATTCCATTTCTCCAGTCTGATGATGAATTTTATCGGTGTCATGCTGCTTATCAG ACTGTTGTTCTCGCTCGTATTATTCCTGATGAGGAGCAAGCAAAGTCATCAGCTGTTGGTATAAAGTTATTGGTTGACCTACTTCAGGATTCAGAAGTACCAGCAATTCAGTCTTTAACAGCAGATTTTGTTGCTAGCCTTTGTCACAGTCGAGCAG gTATACCTGCTGCCATAATAGCCATTAATGGTGTGGACTATTTGTGTAATCTCCTACACTCAAATACACAAGAGGTCAAAGGCACTGCAGCCATAGCTCTGGGTTACCTTTCACATGACCCAGTGGGACAAAGAAAAATTCTTCACAG atgTCGCAATGATCCTTACTTGATGAGAAAAATACTATTCTACAACAGGGAGTTTCATCTAGCCTCAACTTTTAAGGAAGGTTGGCAACATTATAGAAAAATTGGTTTACCACCTATACA AAGTGATCGAACTAATCTAGTTCAGGCTAAATTAGAAGATACTGGATCATTTGTCCCAGCCTCCAGTTCAAATCTACATGATGAAGGTCCAATGTCAAGGCTATCTACCACTTTCAATCGCAGAGACTCCCTCTACAACAGTCATCTTTCTATAGTCAGTCAAAGGTCACCAACACCACTTGCATCTCTTGTCCAGATTGAAGAGGTGAAATAA
- the LOC106063429 gene encoding F-box/LRR-repeat protein 2-like: MNYLPSELISHIMGYLNFNDRKEASLVNKAWYIAYLHPSLQRNVVVKCKPPEKGSLPQGLLRRRLTHIDFGEGRSESINEDSLIQILKECPGLMELDLSGCNHLFFSGRFLERESDRHILRKTLLNLKELKLTGLRQMTDMTFLRLVSVCENLERISLASTNIIFGNQLSGLNQISPVIFQFSTFLKFVKDIAGQIKSIDLSYTTVPNDALDALASIKGLVLDEIVLKNCTELSDKGVKFLVTKQHSLKILDISECRELGTTKAFFATLANNLPELHTLLMRKCVKMSQCDISSLADFKSLTTFDLGEVNNLTGNDLVKGLCSKGPKLKSLSLPFCPDIPNDFFIQLSSSNYLLTYLDLSSCHQLSDYALQAILRSMTLLHSLKLPYCREISDFGILGYIPEQGVIPAHTFDFDHVGCPCTRERDSKIFRKPVDIHKEEKACMSIVKKSMESGQPLHMLSNLSKLEKLDLSSTIRITHVGLSQAIRFKHLRVLSLNGMARIVDDTLAIIAHHNANLEEVNVRGSKITDKGASELAMHCPNLTRLDVSQCEGLTNAGLELLATKAKRLRYLDVSYTSVTQEGVKNIESKFLSLKVLSRPYLY, encoded by the exons atgaattatttacCCTCAGAG ttaattAGCCACATTATGGGCTATCTAAACTTTAATGATCGCAAGGAAGCTTCACTTGTTAACAAGGCATGGTACATAGCCTACTTACACCCTTCCTTACAGAGAAATGTTGTTGTCAAATGCAAGCCACCAGAGAAAGGGTCACTTCCTCAAGGGTTATTGAGGCGAAGACTGACCCACATTGATTTTGGAGAAGGACGCAGTGAGTCAATTAACGAAGATAGCCTGATTCAAATTTTGAAGGAATGTCCTGGGTTAATGGAGCTTGATCTTTCTGGCtgtaatcatttatttttctctGGGCGTTTCCTTGAAAGGGAGAGTGACAGGCACATCTTGCGCAAGACGCTATTAAACTTGAAGGAACTCAAGTTAACTGGCTTACGACAAATGACAGATATGACCTTCTTGAGGTTAGTGTCTGTTTGCGAAAACTTGGAAAGAATTTCACTAGCATCCACCAACATCATCTTTGGAAACCAATTGTCAGGTTTGAATCAGATCAGCCCTGTCATATTCCAGTTTTCTACCTTCTTAAAGTTTGTGAAAGACATTGCTGGACAAATAAAGTCCATTGATTTAAGCTATACCACTGTGCCTAATGATGCCCTGGATGCCTTAGCTAGCATCAAAGGGTTAGTCCTAGatgaaattgttttgaaaaattgcACAGAACTCAGTGATAAAGGAGTTAAGTTTCTTGTAACCAAGCAACATTCTTTGAAGATTTTAGATATCAGTGAATGTAGAGAACTTGGTACAACTAAAGCATTCTTTGCTACATTGGCCAACAACCTTCCAGAGCTGCATACACTCTTGATGAGGAAATGTGTTAAAATGAGCCAGTGTGACATTTCATCACTGGCTGACTTCAAGTCACTCACTACTTTTGATTTAGGAGAAGTAAATAATTTAACTGGCAATGACCTGGTGAAAGGACTTTGCAGCAAAGGCCCTAAACTAAAAAGTCTATCCTTGCCCTTTTGCCCTGATATACCCAATGACTTCTTTATACAGCTGTCATCAAGCAATTACTTACTGACTTATTTAGACCTGAGTTCCTGCCATCAGTTGTCTGACTATGCTTTGCAAGCCATATTGCGATCTATGACACTTCTCCATTCACTAAAGCTCCCCTACTGCAGAGAAATCTCAGATTTCGGCATTCTTGGTTATATACCTGAGCAAGGTGTTATTCCAGCCCATACCTTTGATTTTGACCATGTAGGCTGTCCATGCACCAGAGAACGTGACAGCAAGATTTTTCGAAAACCTGTAGATATTCATAAGGAAGAAAAAGCCTGTATGTCCATAGTAAAGAAAAGCATGGAGAGTGGCCAGCCTTTACACATGCTGTCTAATTTGAGCAAACTTGAAAAATTGGATTTATCCTCTACTATCAGAATTACACATGTGGGCTTATCACAGGCGATTAGATTCAAACACTTGCGAGTCCTCTCGTTGAATGGCATGGCCAGGATTGTAGATGATACTCTAGCTATTATTGCCCATCACAATGCTAACCTTGAAGAAGTAAATGTCAGAGGTTCAAAGATTACTGACAAAGGTGCCTCAGAGCTTGCCATGCATTGCCCCAACCTTACAAGACTAGATGTATCCCAGTGTGAAGGGCTGACAAATGCAGGCTTGGAGCTCCTAGCAACCAAAGCCAAGAGACTTCGTTATCTTGATGTTTCCTACACCAGTGTAACACAAGAAGGAGTAAAGAACATAGAATCAAAGTTTTTATCTTTGAAAGTCTTATCTAGACCATACCTTTATTAA